In Anaerolineales bacterium, one genomic interval encodes:
- a CDS encoding AI-2E family transporter gives MDRMPGSGSPAWQPSTRLAAAVVLILAAALLGYALRSALVVLMAAVVLAYVLHPLVSRLQVHLRFPRWLASSVVYLAILALIGGLAAALGLALSQQLLGLVEDLQTLPDRIPQLVDQAEGLIVNLGPFGFILSRETLESFINPLTSTLQPILSQTGQALGASIAAAASAIGNVFIVFVLGFYLLLDYGMVDRMLIGLMPVPFRPDAERLTRETELIWRAFLRGQLGLALFVGFFVAVVLSFLGVRFSLGLGVIAGILEFVPVFGPAISAALAVIVAFFQGGSWLGLAPLPFALLVLGVMVVIQLVENNVLVPRFIGVSLRLHPILVLVAVIAGASVAGIVGVLVAAPALATLRLWGGYVYYKTVGIDSWPGSPVEPKVRPKRLLARLRRRVRRAKEGQAG, from the coding sequence ATGGACCGGATGCCGGGATCGGGCTCGCCAGCCTGGCAGCCGTCCACCCGACTGGCGGCCGCCGTCGTGCTGATTCTGGCCGCGGCGCTGCTGGGGTACGCCCTGCGCTCGGCGCTGGTGGTCTTGATGGCCGCAGTGGTGTTGGCCTACGTCCTGCACCCGCTGGTGAGCCGTCTGCAAGTACACCTGCGCTTCCCCCGCTGGTTGGCCTCCAGCGTCGTCTATCTGGCCATCCTGGCCCTGATCGGCGGTCTGGCCGCCGCCCTCGGCCTGGCCCTTTCGCAGCAGCTGCTCGGGCTGGTCGAGGACCTGCAGACCCTGCCGGACCGCATCCCGCAACTCGTCGATCAGGCGGAAGGGCTGATCGTCAACCTCGGGCCCTTCGGATTTATCCTCTCCCGAGAGACGCTTGAGTCCTTCATCAATCCGCTGACCTCAACCCTGCAGCCAATCCTGTCGCAGACCGGGCAGGCCCTAGGGGCGTCGATCGCGGCGGCCGCCTCGGCCATCGGCAACGTCTTCATCGTGTTCGTTCTCGGCTTCTACCTGTTGTTGGACTATGGGATGGTCGATCGCATGCTGATCGGCCTGATGCCCGTTCCGTTTCGGCCCGATGCCGAACGGCTGACGCGCGAGACGGAATTGATCTGGCGCGCCTTTCTGCGCGGACAATTGGGCCTGGCGCTGTTCGTCGGGTTCTTCGTCGCAGTGGTCCTCTCCTTCCTCGGCGTGCGTTTCTCGCTCGGCCTGGGAGTGATCGCCGGAATCCTGGAGTTCGTGCCCGTGTTCGGGCCGGCCATCTCGGCGGCCCTGGCGGTGATCGTCGCCTTCTTCCAGGGAGGTAGTTGGCTTGGGCTGGCGCCGCTGCCTTTCGCCCTTTTGGTGCTGGGTGTGATGGTGGTCATCCAGTTGGTTGAGAACAATGTGCTGGTGCCGCGGTTCATCGGGGTATCGCTGCGGCTGCATCCGATCCTGGTCTTGGTGGCGGTGATTGCAGGTGCGAGTGTGGCCGGGATTGTGGGTGTGCTGGTGGCTGCTCCTGCGCTGGCTACACTCCGCCTGTGGGGCGGCTACGTGTACTACAAGACGGTGGGCATCGATTCCTGGCCCGGATCGCCGGTCGAGCCAAAGGTCCGCCCCAAGCGCCTGCTGGCAAGGCTGCGCAGGCGAGTGCGCCGGGCGAAAGAGGGGCAGGCCGGATGA
- a CDS encoding AI-2E family transporter has protein sequence MTDGEAARSPRWSTATKMMVAFLGVVLAAALLIRFRVILPLIILAGLISYLLIPLVSFLHRRARLGRMAATNVTFLFMALILLTLATAVGLAALQQLQALLLTLQTLLLGLPERLAGLENVVIVIGPWQADLITFDLATLAQQALAIIRPALTQVSGLLTFAAARLFEGLAHVIFVLAIAYFLVLDSARLQKRWSGFTIPRYESDVRRIQQALGKIWHAFLRGQFLIVLVTGGLTTLLMSLLGVRYPVALGLLMGLAKLVPIIGPISVGVTAGLVALLQTDHLLGLTPLGHAAVVILGLTVLNQAIDYFLLPRIMGGSLNLHPAVILIGAILGASLLGVVGLLLSAPTMATFILLGRYALRKLFDLPPWDPPIDVFGGPRPSLPRLPWRRSPKPGL, from the coding sequence ATGACTGACGGCGAGGCCGCCCGTTCCCCTCGTTGGTCGACAGCTACCAAGATGATGGTGGCGTTCCTGGGGGTGGTGCTGGCCGCGGCCCTGCTGATCCGCTTTCGAGTCATTCTGCCGCTGATCATCCTGGCCGGGCTGATCTCGTACCTGCTGATCCCGCTGGTGAGCTTTCTCCACCGGCGGGCGCGGCTGGGCCGCATGGCTGCCACCAATGTCACCTTCCTCTTCATGGCCCTGATCCTGCTGACGCTGGCGACTGCCGTCGGCCTGGCAGCGCTGCAACAGCTGCAGGCGTTGCTGCTGACGCTGCAAACCCTCCTCCTCGGTCTCCCTGAACGCCTGGCCGGGCTCGAGAACGTGGTGATCGTCATCGGTCCCTGGCAAGCCGACTTGATCACCTTCGACCTGGCGACGCTGGCTCAGCAGGCCCTGGCGATCATTCGGCCGGCGTTGACCCAGGTGAGCGGGCTGCTGACCTTCGCCGCGGCGCGGCTCTTCGAGGGGTTGGCGCACGTCATTTTCGTCCTGGCGATCGCCTACTTCCTCGTACTGGACTCAGCCCGACTCCAGAAGCGCTGGTCGGGGTTCACCATCCCGCGTTATGAGTCCGATGTCCGCCGGATCCAGCAGGCCTTGGGGAAGATTTGGCACGCCTTCTTGCGGGGGCAATTCCTGATCGTTCTCGTCACCGGTGGGCTGACCACCCTCCTGATGAGCCTGCTAGGGGTTCGGTATCCCGTCGCTCTCGGCTTGTTGATGGGTTTGGCGAAACTGGTCCCGATCATCGGTCCGATCTCGGTTGGGGTGACGGCCGGGCTGGTCGCCTTGCTGCAGACCGATCACCTGCTGGGGCTGACACCGCTGGGCCACGCAGCCGTGGTGATCCTGGGCCTGACCGTCCTCAATCAGGCGATTGACTATTTCTTGCTGCCGCGCATCATGGGCGGCTCACTCAACCTACACCCGGCAGTGATCCTGATCGGGGCCATCCTCGGGGCAAGCCTACTGGGTGTGGTCGGGCTGCTGCTCTCCGCGCCGACGATGGCGACGTTCATCCTGCTGGGGCGGTACGCCCTGCGCAAGCTGTTCGACCTGCCGCCCTGGGATCCGCCGATCGACGTCTTCGGTGGGCCGCGTCCATCCTTGCCCCGTCTGCCGTGGCGGCGCAGCCCGAAGCCCGGCCTCTAG
- a CDS encoding S1 RNA-binding domain-containing protein, with product MADASDSMEYLLAHSEDMSMPRRGDVLDGVVIGKGQHGLVLDLGLKWDGVVPYQDINNLPPTELALEIGSRVKVLVVNPVDPEGNLIVSLALARESDDWQAAQKLMDSESVFEGVPCAANRGGLVVPFGRIRGFAPASHLADLPRGLDEDARMEQLRRLVGQPRPFKVIELDPQRQRLVLSERKAIRQWRQQRKAEVLASLREGETRKGVVTSLREFGAFVDIGGADGLIHISELAWRRVEDPGEILQVGQEVETLVVRVDPQANRIGLSLKRLQPNPWSQAASTLQVGGSVVGEVVRSSGTSVHVHTEHGVEGKLQLSEAVRMLTVGTTVRASVVSFDAAAEHLELALVGEMEPAGWAESSTEGR from the coding sequence ATGGCCGATGCTTCTGACAGTATGGAGTACCTGCTTGCTCACTCGGAAGACATGAGCATGCCCCGCCGGGGGGACGTGCTGGATGGCGTCGTCATCGGCAAAGGCCAGCACGGACTGGTACTTGATCTGGGTCTGAAATGGGACGGGGTTGTCCCCTATCAGGACATTAACAACCTGCCCCCGACGGAGCTTGCCCTCGAGATCGGAAGTCGGGTCAAGGTGCTGGTGGTCAATCCGGTTGACCCGGAGGGAAATTTGATCGTCTCTCTGGCGCTGGCGCGTGAGAGCGATGACTGGCAGGCGGCCCAGAAGCTGATGGACAGCGAATCCGTGTTCGAGGGCGTCCCCTGCGCCGCCAATCGCGGCGGCCTGGTTGTGCCTTTCGGACGGATCCGCGGTTTTGCCCCGGCCTCGCATCTGGCCGACCTGCCCCGAGGCCTGGATGAGGACGCCCGGATGGAGCAGCTGCGCCGTTTAGTGGGTCAGCCCCGGCCCTTCAAGGTCATTGAGCTCGATCCCCAGCGGCAGCGGCTGGTGTTGTCCGAGCGCAAAGCGATCCGCCAGTGGCGCCAGCAGCGCAAGGCCGAGGTCCTGGCAAGCCTGCGCGAAGGCGAAACCCGCAAAGGGGTGGTGACCAGCCTGCGCGAGTTTGGGGCTTTCGTCGACATCGGCGGGGCCGACGGTCTGATCCACATCTCTGAATTGGCCTGGCGGCGGGTGGAAGACCCGGGCGAGATCTTGCAGGTCGGCCAAGAGGTCGAAACGCTTGTGGTGCGAGTCGACCCGCAGGCGAACCGGATCGGTTTGAGCCTGAAGCGGCTGCAGCCGAATCCATGGTCGCAAGCGGCCTCGACGCTGCAAGTCGGCGGTTCCGTGGTCGGTGAAGTGGTCCGCTCCTCCGGCACTTCGGTGCATGTTCACACCGAGCATGGCGTGGAGGGCAAGCTTCAGCTCTCCGAGGCCGTGCGGATGCTGACGGTGGGCACCACGGTCAGGGCGAGTGTAGTTTCCTTCGACGCGGCAGCCGAACACCTGGAGCTGGCGCTGGTCGGAGAGATGGAGCCGGCCGGCTGGGCCGAGTCCTCAACCGAAGGGAGGTGA